From Zavarzinella sp., one genomic window encodes:
- the ileS gene encoding isoleucine--tRNA ligase has protein sequence MPLFEKVEQQVDFPALEREMLHFWDENSIFDQLRQQNAGKPKWSFLDGPITANNPMGVHHAWGRTYKDVYNRYFAMTGRELRYQQGFDCQGLWVEVEVEKELGLQSKRDIENLVENDRHASIARFVEACKSRVDRFARVQTEQSIRLGYWMDWDRTDEDWAKKPDQRKSYFTMSDENNYSIWSFLKKCHHRQLIYRGYDVMPWCGRCGVGLSEMEVKDGYKVIEHRAVFVRFPLLDRPGESLLAWTTTPWTLSSNVAAAVNPKLTYLQIQLKDHIYYVAKGAFRFNRMESTGGADEEPQEASGKKKTREWIDGVPYLKSIEQMFKEKAGKDGFAILAEIPGAQMVGWRYRGPFDHVQAQQHPAGFPLEVSQIVQQNGWADPVSSQQVHQVISWDDVGETEGTGIVHIAPGCGREDFELGKKYRLPPIAPLDDTGTFVDGFEHLSGRAAHDSSTADVVFDFLKEQELLFAVERYVHRYPHCWRCKTELLFRLVDEWFISMGPRETETGFRGEIMKVVDQVTFLPESINGRARERDWLRNMGDWMISKKRYWGLALPIWVDDEDPTQFEVIGSREELQERAVAGWDEFAEHSPHRPYVDQIKIRNPKTGNTMSRVPDVGNPWLDAGIVAFSTMKYHSDRDYWEQWYPADFITESFPGQFRNWFYALLAMSTMMSDGKPPFKTLLGFATARDQFGEEMHKTAGNSIEFIGAANEGYKIDYKLKAKEQPKLPEGGIEFELVEKPTKEGHVRVMRTLHPPIGADVCRWMYCRHNPAQNLNFGPKPSNEVRARFIIKLWNCYGFFVNYARLDQFDPDLNTVELAEREDIDRWIVSELQHLINTAHTAFTKYDVMTFCLEAERFVDEKLSNWYIRRNRDRLQSSVHNNNQLQSKWAAHSTLYEVLQTLAKLFAPIVPFLSEAIYQNTRRNTDPQSVHLCPYPVSETNRIDQELSEEMNALLTLVNLGSSARNLAKIRVRQVLAELVVQSSQPAVVRAAHRFSTQLLDELNIKALKSVEANSSPLLQTITKLNKKTAASKLGANLAKAEQELASSVSASELVAQLAKGTCTLAGVELDANDIQIDYLSPEGWVGVADRHTQLMISTIITPELKREGLSREIIRKIQDFRKKIGLEMEDRIELFLQTDSEVLQTTIDTLGETIGSETLTIRWAAQSLENQVTETIDSDKILISICKATAD, from the coding sequence ATGCCACTGTTTGAGAAAGTAGAACAACAAGTTGATTTTCCGGCACTTGAACGTGAAATGCTGCATTTTTGGGATGAGAATTCCATTTTTGATCAACTGCGTCAGCAAAATGCTGGCAAGCCAAAGTGGTCTTTTTTGGACGGCCCGATCACAGCGAATAACCCCATGGGTGTTCACCACGCCTGGGGGAGAACCTATAAGGATGTTTACAATCGATATTTTGCGATGACTGGCAGAGAATTGCGATATCAACAGGGGTTTGATTGCCAGGGACTGTGGGTCGAAGTTGAAGTAGAGAAAGAACTGGGCCTGCAAAGTAAGAGGGATATCGAAAATCTCGTTGAGAATGATCGGCATGCGAGTATTGCCAGATTTGTGGAAGCCTGCAAATCCAGAGTCGATCGATTTGCCCGAGTTCAGACAGAACAGTCGATCCGACTGGGGTACTGGATGGACTGGGACCGCACTGATGAAGACTGGGCCAAAAAGCCAGATCAACGCAAATCCTACTTCACAATGTCGGATGAGAACAACTACAGCATCTGGTCTTTCCTGAAAAAATGTCATCACAGGCAATTGATCTATCGCGGGTATGATGTGATGCCATGGTGTGGTCGATGTGGTGTGGGCTTATCCGAAATGGAAGTGAAAGATGGTTACAAAGTCATCGAACATCGGGCAGTATTTGTTCGCTTCCCACTGTTGGATCGACCTGGTGAATCATTACTCGCCTGGACTACCACGCCATGGACCTTAAGCAGTAACGTTGCAGCCGCAGTCAATCCGAAGCTGACTTATCTGCAGATCCAACTGAAGGACCACATTTATTACGTCGCCAAAGGTGCATTCCGGTTCAATCGCATGGAATCAACCGGTGGGGCAGATGAAGAGCCCCAGGAAGCATCTGGCAAGAAAAAGACACGGGAATGGATCGATGGCGTGCCATACCTCAAATCGATCGAACAGATGTTCAAAGAAAAAGCCGGTAAAGATGGCTTTGCAATTCTTGCTGAAATTCCAGGTGCCCAGATGGTGGGTTGGCGCTACCGCGGCCCATTTGACCATGTTCAAGCTCAACAGCACCCAGCTGGCTTTCCGCTGGAAGTATCTCAAATCGTACAGCAAAACGGCTGGGCTGACCCTGTTTCTTCGCAACAGGTTCATCAAGTAATTTCGTGGGATGATGTGGGTGAGACGGAAGGAACTGGAATTGTGCATATCGCACCAGGCTGTGGTCGGGAAGACTTTGAATTGGGCAAAAAATACCGCCTTCCACCGATTGCACCACTTGATGACACAGGAACATTCGTAGATGGGTTTGAGCATCTTTCTGGACGTGCAGCCCACGATTCTTCTACGGCAGATGTGGTGTTTGATTTTCTGAAAGAACAGGAATTGTTATTTGCTGTTGAGCGTTACGTCCATCGATACCCCCATTGTTGGCGTTGTAAAACCGAATTACTGTTCCGTTTGGTTGATGAATGGTTCATTTCAATGGGGCCACGGGAAACGGAAACCGGATTTCGTGGTGAAATCATGAAAGTGGTTGATCAGGTAACGTTTTTACCTGAAAGTATCAACGGCAGGGCTCGTGAGCGCGACTGGCTGCGGAATATGGGTGATTGGATGATCTCCAAGAAACGATACTGGGGATTAGCCTTGCCGATCTGGGTGGATGATGAAGACCCCACACAATTTGAGGTAATTGGGTCACGGGAGGAATTACAGGAAAGAGCGGTAGCGGGGTGGGATGAATTTGCAGAGCATTCTCCCCACCGTCCGTATGTGGATCAGATTAAAATCCGCAATCCCAAAACCGGGAATACCATGTCCCGCGTACCGGACGTGGGAAATCCATGGCTGGATGCAGGTATTGTGGCATTTTCAACGATGAAATATCACAGTGACCGCGATTATTGGGAACAGTGGTATCCGGCAGATTTCATCACGGAAAGCTTTCCAGGACAGTTTCGCAACTGGTTCTACGCACTTCTGGCAATGAGCACCATGATGAGTGATGGGAAACCACCGTTTAAAACGCTGCTGGGCTTTGCAACAGCTCGAGATCAATTTGGCGAAGAGATGCACAAAACTGCCGGAAATTCGATTGAATTTATTGGTGCAGCCAATGAAGGTTACAAAATCGATTACAAGTTGAAGGCGAAGGAACAACCGAAACTTCCCGAAGGTGGGATTGAATTTGAATTGGTGGAAAAGCCTACCAAAGAAGGGCACGTACGGGTAATGCGCACTCTTCATCCTCCCATTGGTGCCGATGTGTGTCGCTGGATGTATTGTCGCCATAATCCTGCTCAGAATCTGAACTTCGGACCGAAACCTTCTAATGAAGTAAGGGCGCGTTTCATCATCAAACTTTGGAATTGTTACGGCTTTTTCGTCAATTACGCACGTCTTGATCAATTTGATCCAGATCTGAACACGGTAGAACTCGCAGAGCGTGAAGATATTGATCGATGGATTGTTTCCGAATTGCAGCATTTGATCAACACGGCACATACAGCATTCACGAAATACGACGTCATGACTTTCTGTCTGGAAGCAGAACGATTTGTCGATGAGAAATTGAGCAATTGGTACATCAGACGGAATCGGGATCGTCTACAAAGCAGTGTTCATAACAATAATCAACTTCAAAGCAAATGGGCTGCACACAGCACGTTGTACGAAGTGCTGCAAACACTTGCAAAATTGTTTGCTCCAATTGTTCCGTTTCTCAGCGAGGCAATCTATCAGAACACTCGCCGAAATACCGACCCACAAAGTGTTCACCTGTGCCCCTACCCGGTTTCAGAAACGAACCGGATTGACCAGGAGCTTTCCGAAGAGATGAACGCATTGCTGACCTTGGTAAATCTAGGTAGCTCGGCAAGAAATCTCGCGAAAATCCGCGTAAGACAAGTTCTTGCAGAACTTGTTGTGCAGTCTAGTCAGCCCGCAGTGGTGCGTGCAGCGCATCGTTTTTCCACTCAATTACTTGATGAATTGAACATCAAAGCTTTGAAGTCTGTAGAAGCAAATTCGAGTCCATTACTGCAGACGATTACCAAACTCAACAAAAAAACTGCAGCCAGCAAGCTTGGAGCAAATCTGGCGAAGGCAGAACAAGAACTGGCATCATCAGTTTCCGCGTCGGAACTCGTTGCTCAACTTGCAAAAGGCACTTGCACCCTTGCTGGAGTAGAATTGGATGCAAACGATATCCAGATCGACTACCTTTCACCCGAGGGATGGGTGGGGGTCGCAGATCGACATACGCAACTGATGATTTCAACTATCATTACACCCGAACTGAAACGCGAAGGGCTTTCACGGGAAATTATCCGAAAAATTCAGGATTTCCGCAAAAAGATTGGCTTAGAAATGGAAGATCGGATCGAATTATTTCTACAAACCGATTCTGAAGTTCTGCAAACAACGATCGATACGCTCGGGGAGACGATCGGATCGGAAACGCTGACCATTCGGTGGGCCGCACAATCATTGGAAAATCAGGTCACAGAAACCATTGATTCAGACAAAATTCTGATTTCAATCTGTAAAGCAACAGCGGATTAA
- a CDS encoding sialate O-acetylesterase, with amino-acid sequence MFLKSFTFFLFLGLFSPAIAQLKVHEIFSDNMVLQRDQQITVWGTARPKEEIYVHLHITTADGSREEGSSTIADESGNWSVKLAEFPVGTNGKLTVTGSPERKPGIGKQKGPESRTFSNIAVGEVWLCSGQSNMEWPLSKTVQAQQVIANSSNPNIRLFTVPKFAIDTPQTQLNPKVEPASKKWFVCNPQTVANFSAVGYHFGKKLQAELNVPIGLIHTSWGGTPAEAWTSRPGLQNEETLKYYTTNLDQASSKYDPEKSKSNYEEQMKKWRLAADAAKKNGKQIPRQPRLAGKPGTNSNDPSSLYNGMIHPLLGLRFRGAIWYQGESNAGTIARATEYQLLFSKMIADWRTQFKQGDFSFYFVQLAPFNAGNPMGENWPILRESQLKTAQTVKNTGMAVITDVGNPTDIHPQDKAPVGTRLALLALAKDYQKKIVPMGPVFSSMTTVDSSCLITFQHAENGLISSDGKELTGFTICGEDQVFHPATATIKGNEVIVVSDKVKKPVAVRYGWANYPIVNLANKEGIPATPFRTDNFEVK; translated from the coding sequence ATGTTTCTAAAAAGTTTCACATTTTTTCTCTTTTTGGGATTATTTTCGCCTGCAATCGCGCAGTTGAAGGTTCATGAGATTTTTTCTGACAATATGGTGCTGCAAAGAGATCAGCAAATCACCGTGTGGGGGACTGCTCGGCCGAAGGAAGAGATCTATGTGCATTTACACATTACAACTGCTGATGGCTCCCGTGAAGAAGGGAGTAGCACCATTGCGGACGAATCTGGAAATTGGTCTGTCAAATTGGCTGAATTTCCAGTTGGCACCAACGGAAAATTAACCGTCACCGGTTCGCCAGAAAGGAAGCCAGGAATTGGCAAGCAGAAAGGACCTGAAAGCCGAACCTTTTCGAATATCGCTGTGGGTGAAGTTTGGCTCTGTTCGGGACAATCCAACATGGAATGGCCATTGTCGAAAACCGTTCAGGCACAACAAGTTATTGCAAATTCTTCCAACCCCAACATTCGATTATTCACCGTACCGAAGTTCGCGATCGATACACCGCAAACTCAACTGAATCCTAAAGTAGAACCCGCTTCCAAAAAGTGGTTTGTCTGCAATCCGCAAACGGTCGCTAATTTTTCCGCGGTGGGGTATCATTTTGGCAAGAAGTTACAGGCGGAATTGAATGTTCCAATCGGCTTGATCCACACTTCCTGGGGTGGGACACCTGCTGAAGCATGGACCAGTCGACCTGGATTGCAAAACGAGGAAACTTTGAAGTACTATACGACTAACCTGGATCAGGCGTCCAGCAAATACGATCCAGAAAAGTCGAAATCAAATTATGAAGAACAAATGAAAAAGTGGCGTTTGGCCGCAGATGCAGCAAAGAAAAATGGTAAACAGATCCCAAGACAACCACGACTTGCCGGCAAACCAGGCACCAATTCTAACGATCCATCATCGCTGTACAACGGTATGATCCACCCGCTTCTGGGTCTGAGATTTCGTGGAGCGATCTGGTATCAGGGTGAATCAAACGCTGGCACCATCGCGCGTGCGACTGAATACCAACTTCTATTCTCCAAGATGATCGCTGATTGGCGAACGCAGTTCAAACAAGGGGACTTTTCGTTTTACTTTGTCCAACTGGCACCATTCAATGCGGGCAATCCCATGGGTGAAAACTGGCCTATTCTGCGTGAATCGCAACTGAAAACCGCACAAACTGTGAAAAATACTGGTATGGCGGTGATCACCGATGTTGGAAATCCCACTGATATTCACCCACAAGACAAAGCGCCGGTAGGAACACGTCTCGCTCTGTTGGCACTGGCAAAAGATTATCAGAAGAAAATTGTCCCCATGGGACCGGTTTTTTCGAGCATGACGACGGTGGATTCATCATGCCTGATCACATTCCAACATGCGGAAAACGGCTTGATTTCCAGCGATGGTAAAGAACTGACAGGGTTTACGATCTGTGGTGAAGATCAAGTTTTCCACCCAGCAACAGCGACAATTAAAGGCAACGAGGTTATTGTTGTATCCGATAAAGTCAAAAAGCCTGTTGCAGTGCGTTATGGCTGGGCGAACTACCCTATTGTGAATCTGGCAAATAAAGAAGGGATACCAGCAACGCCATTCCGTACGGATAATTTCGAAGTGAAGTAA
- a CDS encoding PQQ-binding-like beta-propeller repeat protein, with amino-acid sequence MKKNSLMTLFLASVSMLAAQAEDWTRFRGPEGLGAANDQNIPTSLTEKTTLWRVEIPGRGYSSPIISKGKLFTQSAGEKGDKRLMLCYDANNGKQLWSKELTGKFAKTHAKNSLASSTPTADGERVYAIFWDGAEISLSAWDYEGKQLWSNNLGKFASQHGAGLSPIVAGGKVIVNLDQDGKAELQAYDATSGKLAWSQPRKAYRACYSTPFILKKEKEEELIVASTAGVTSYNIETGSTNWNWTWTWEAKGKGKISALRNVGGPIYHNGLIYAISGDGGGDRHMVAVKSDGSGDVTKSALAWEMKTGTPYVPMPVAKDGMLFWITDKENVAYCADAATGKVHWKERLGGSGQVYTSPILVNGAIYSINENGQVFVFKAAKEFEMIDQSDLKEGVYASPAVANGKLYIRGEKTLICFGKK; translated from the coding sequence ATGAAAAAAAACTCATTAATGACGCTTTTTCTGGCTTCAGTTTCAATGCTTGCCGCACAGGCGGAAGATTGGACACGGTTCCGCGGTCCTGAAGGGTTGGGTGCGGCAAACGATCAGAACATCCCCACCAGCCTGACAGAAAAAACAACTCTTTGGCGTGTTGAAATCCCTGGTCGTGGCTATTCTTCACCAATCATTTCGAAAGGGAAACTTTTCACTCAATCCGCAGGTGAAAAAGGCGACAAGCGACTGATGCTTTGTTACGATGCAAATAATGGTAAACAACTCTGGTCGAAAGAACTGACCGGTAAATTTGCAAAAACACATGCAAAAAACAGTCTGGCTTCTTCCACACCAACCGCAGATGGAGAGCGTGTCTACGCAATCTTCTGGGACGGAGCAGAAATTTCGCTAAGTGCGTGGGATTATGAGGGTAAGCAGTTATGGAGCAATAACTTAGGGAAATTCGCCAGCCAGCACGGTGCAGGATTATCTCCGATCGTTGCGGGTGGAAAAGTCATTGTGAATCTCGATCAGGATGGCAAGGCAGAATTACAGGCTTACGATGCAACCTCTGGCAAACTGGCATGGTCTCAACCCCGCAAAGCTTACCGTGCGTGCTACAGCACCCCGTTCATTCTGAAAAAAGAGAAAGAAGAAGAATTAATCGTCGCAAGTACTGCTGGCGTAACATCTTACAACATTGAAACCGGTAGCACCAATTGGAATTGGACCTGGACCTGGGAAGCGAAAGGGAAAGGAAAAATCAGTGCACTTCGTAATGTAGGCGGTCCCATCTACCACAACGGCTTGATATATGCCATTTCTGGTGATGGTGGTGGCGATCGACATATGGTAGCGGTGAAATCGGATGGATCCGGCGATGTGACGAAATCTGCATTAGCCTGGGAGATGAAAACTGGCACCCCTTATGTTCCAATGCCTGTTGCTAAAGATGGTATGCTCTTCTGGATCACGGACAAAGAAAATGTGGCCTATTGTGCCGATGCCGCCACTGGTAAAGTGCACTGGAAAGAACGTCTGGGTGGGAGTGGGCAGGTCTATACATCCCCGATTCTGGTTAATGGTGCGATTTACTCAATCAATGAAAATGGGCAGGTTTTTGTGTTCAAAGCCGCGAAAGAATTTGAAATGATTGACCAAAGCGACTTGAAAGAAGGCGTTTACGCTTCGCCCGCTGTTGCAAATGGCAAATTGTATATCCGAGGTGAGAAGACACTGATCTGCTTTGGCAAAAAGTAG
- a CDS encoding DUF1501 domain-containing protein, whose protein sequence is MLTIFDADVTRREWLRIGSIGLGALTLPSLLAARSKQPERAKARSVIIFGLLGGPPQHETWDPKPDAPAEIRGEFGTIPTSIPGFRIGELMPKTAKLAHKIAVLRAVSSGDNAHSSSGYQMLTGVEHEPRNRENVTAQAPNLAPSLTAIMRYLRHTVNGLPSAVVLPEHLWNDGNIPWPGQDAGILGRKYNPWLIHCDPNQPNFQAPEISPRTELNEIRLKGRQSLLSELNVVLDREAENYEKREKNHFRDKAFDLVSSQQARKAFAIEEESPATRDRYGRTRFGQSVLLARRLVEAGVPMIQVNWTRIKDAPNQGMWDTHRDHAKSLRSPLMPMMDHSFSALIEDLDQRGLLDSTLVLWTGEFGRTPKINGSAGRDHWGNVFSLALAGGGISGGVVHGSSDAQAAYPRDGRVTPKDIIATVFDRLGYSPETELLDHLDRPIPLTRGEVIKAITTH, encoded by the coding sequence ATGTTAACCATTTTTGATGCAGACGTAACGCGGCGTGAATGGCTACGAATTGGCTCAATTGGTCTGGGTGCCCTGACTTTACCCAGTCTGCTGGCTGCCCGTTCCAAACAACCAGAGCGTGCCAAGGCACGTTCCGTAATTATTTTCGGGCTGTTAGGTGGGCCCCCACAGCACGAAACCTGGGATCCCAAACCAGATGCTCCCGCAGAGATACGGGGTGAATTTGGCACAATTCCCACCAGTATCCCTGGATTCCGAATTGGCGAGCTGATGCCAAAGACGGCAAAACTGGCCCACAAAATCGCGGTGCTGCGTGCAGTCTCCAGTGGCGATAATGCCCACTCATCGAGCGGCTACCAGATGCTGACAGGTGTCGAGCATGAACCCCGAAATCGGGAAAATGTCACTGCCCAGGCCCCCAATCTGGCACCATCTCTGACAGCGATCATGAGGTATCTCCGCCACACCGTAAACGGACTGCCTTCCGCAGTGGTACTTCCCGAACATCTGTGGAATGATGGTAATATCCCCTGGCCAGGACAGGATGCGGGCATTCTTGGCAGAAAATATAATCCCTGGCTGATCCATTGCGACCCGAACCAGCCTAACTTTCAGGCACCGGAAATCAGCCCACGCACTGAATTAAATGAGATCCGTTTGAAAGGCCGCCAATCTTTGTTAAGCGAATTAAATGTCGTGCTGGATCGCGAAGCTGAGAATTATGAGAAGCGTGAAAAGAATCATTTTCGCGATAAAGCATTCGATTTGGTCAGTTCGCAACAGGCCCGAAAAGCATTCGCAATTGAAGAAGAATCCCCTGCGACACGCGATCGGTATGGACGCACTAGATTTGGTCAAAGTGTGTTATTGGCACGGCGTCTGGTAGAAGCGGGTGTGCCCATGATCCAGGTCAACTGGACCCGCATCAAAGACGCACCCAATCAGGGAATGTGGGACACCCACCGCGACCATGCGAAATCTCTTCGTTCCCCACTGATGCCAATGATGGATCATTCTTTTTCCGCACTGATTGAAGATCTTGATCAGCGTGGTTTGCTCGATAGCACGCTGGTACTTTGGACTGGAGAATTTGGCAGAACTCCTAAAATCAATGGTAGCGCTGGGCGTGACCACTGGGGAAATGTGTTTTCGCTGGCACTTGCAGGTGGTGGAATCTCAGGTGGCGTTGTTCATGGATCTTCTGATGCACAAGCAGCTTACCCACGCGATGGACGAGTTACTCCAAAGGACATCATCGCAACCGTCTTCGACAGGCTGGGATACTCTCCAGAAACCGAACTTCTCGATCATCTGGATCGACCCATTCCATTAACCCGTGGTGAAGTAATCAAGGCGATTACCACTCACTGA